Genomic window (Pseudomonadota bacterium):
GTGGGCACGCGCACCCGCGCACCCTGTGACACGAGCTTGCACAGGAACGCTAGATTCGCTGGCCCCGAGTGATAGGCACCGACCAAGTGGGCCTGGCCGATCGAAACTAACCGCGGTGCACCAAGCGATTGGGCAACCTTGAGGACCAGCTTCATCGCCCATTGCGCTGCTGCTCCCCGCGATCCATCGAGGTCTGCCCGATCGTCATCCGAGAGGATAACGCTAGGGTGCGTGGCGGGTGGGCGTGTCATCGGCCCCGAGTGATCTGGCAAGGTTCACACACATCAGCACCGCCACGACGAGCAGTGGCAACGAGGCGACCAGTACCGCCGACATCACCACCCGCACGCCCCCCTCGACGGCCATCAGCGCAACGGGCAGCAAGCCGAGTACGAGCGCCCAAAACAAGCGATGCCAGCGCGCTGGGTCCTCCCCAACCTCGAGCTGCTGCGACGCGGCGGAGGCGAGTGCGTAGGCCGCTGAGTTGTAGGTGGTGGCAATGAAGATGATGCTGATCACGGCAAACACGGTCTGCGCCAGTGCACCAAAGGGGAGCGCACCGATAACGCTGGCAATCGCCTGCGCGGGATCCACGGCCGCCATGATGTCGCGCACCGCGACGATACCCTCCAAGTCGAGATACAGCGCGTAGTTCCCGGCGACGATGTAAAACACCCAAGCGCCTAGGCTCCCGAACACAGCCATCGAGAGTATTAGCTGCTTCAAGGTGCGACCGCGGGAGATTCTCGTCACGAATATGCCGACGAAGGGACCAAACGCTATCCACCAGGCCCAGTAGAAAATGGTCCAATCCTCGACGAACCCCGTGCGCGCCACCGGGTCAGTCCAGGTCAGCATGCTGATCATGTGCTGGAGCATGAACCCGATACTCTGCGTGCCCATCCTGAGGATGAACAGGGTGGGGCCGACCAGCAGAATAAACGCGAGGAACAACAGCGCCGCGATCACGTTGAGGTCAGCCAGGCGCTGAATCCCCCTCTCCAAGCCGACGTATACGGTGAACGCGAACAGGGCGACACAGACGGCGACAACGGCGACGTCCAGTGCAAACGAGCGCTCGAGCTGGAACGCCTCCGCCAGACTCGCCGAGATCATCGGCACCGCAAGCCCCATCGACGTGCCCGCGCCCGCGATCAGCGCCAGCATGAAGATGCCGTCGAGCAGCCGCGCGAGGAGGGAGGACTCCCCTGCCTCGCCCAGAAAGCAATGGCAACTCGTGCTCAGGCGCAGGTACGGCACCTTCTTGACGTAGTACGCATGGGAGATCGCCACGGTGGGCAAGGCGTAGATCGTCCACGCGATCAGCCCCCAATGGAACAAGCCGTAGGACGTTGCCCAGTTCCTGGCATCACTGCTGCCGGGTTGCGCACCGAAGGGCGGATTGTCCAGGTAGAAGGCCCACTCGATGGTTGCCCAGTAGACGAGGCCAGCACCGACGCCGGCGCAGAACAGCATGGACACCCACCCGAAGGTGGAGAACTGCGGTCGCTCACCGGGATCGCCCAAGCGGATCTCTCCGTGACGACCGAAGGCAACCCACGCCAGAAAGCCGACGATGCCGATCACCACCCACTGGTACACCAAACCGAACTGCTCGGCGATCCAGTCGTACAAGCCGCTGATGCGAACGCCCGCGGCTTCGGGCCAGATCAGGATCGGCACACACACGAACATGACGACCAGAAACGCGGTCAGGAAGATAATCGGATCGATTTTCGCTGTCTTCATAGGCGCCCTCTACTGAGAACCCTCGATGAGATCACACAGTTCCGTCCACTCCCCGCTCGCCAGGCCGATGTTATCTCCTAGCTCGAGAATGCGGCGGGTGTCGTGCTCGTAGGGTAGCCACGTTGGCAGCGATGCCGAATTCGGATCACCGCGCATCGCGAAGTTGACCCAATACGTCTGCATGGCGGCGGTCAGCTCGTCGTCAATGGGGGTAGCGGGCAACCAGGCGTCGGCCGTATCGAACACGTAGGGGATCTCGGCACCGTGGTAGGCGAGCAAGGCATCGGCGCCTGGCCTCACGCGGGTGAAGAGATAGACGTAGGCCGCTTGCTCGAGGGACTCGACACGATTGGCGAGCGCGAGCGCCGGGCACCAGAATTCGGCCGCGCTGATCAACCGGTTCGCGCGCATTTCCACGCTCTCGTACCGGTGTACAAAGGCCTGGGCGACGGTGTCTCGGCTCCGTGCCACGTACTGATCGAGGGCGTCATCGAACGATGACTGCACATCGTCGTCGGGCAGGTACATCAACCATTCGTCGTGATTCGCACCGATCATCAAGGGCATCGGAGTGATCTCGGCGCCGGGGGGCAAGTAGAACCCATCCGCAATCGGCCCGAAGTAGTAGTGCTCCAATGCTGATGGGCGCTCGTCGACGAGCGTTTGCCAATCGAGGGCGCGCATCTCCTCCACCGTCGTCGCACCAAGGCTGGCGAGCAATCGCTCACCCGCTTGCTCAGCCGCCTCGTAATCGATGCTGTCGTAAGGTGCTAGGGCGCCGCTCTGAATGACAGCCCGGTGGAATAGGCCCCGTGCCGAGGGCATACGCATCAAGGCGGAGATGTTGCCGCCACCCGCTGACTCGCCGAAGACGGTGACGTTCTGAGGGTCGCCTCCAAATGACGCGATGTGATCCCGCACCCAGCGAAGTGCTGCGACCTGATCGGCGAGTCCGTAGTAGCCAGAGACGTCCTGAGGGTCTTCCGCCGCCAGGGCTGGGTGTGCAAGGAACCCGAAGGGGCCTAGTCGATAGTTGAGGCTGACTACGACGATGCCGTGGGCGGCAACGAGCGCACCGCCGCGGTAGTTCGGCTCGTGTGCGAAACCGTTGACGTTGGAACCACCGTGTATCCACACCATCACGGGTCGCGGTGTGTCGACGGGTTCGTCCAGTGCCCAGACATTGAGGTAGAGGCAGTCTTCGGAGATCTCCCTCAGCGCGGGAATGATGCCGCCGTCCGCGCCAACGCTCGCTGCCACATCCCGATACCAGTCCGGATTTCCCTGGTCCTGCGGACACGCGGGGCCGAAGCTTGTGCTGTCCTGAACCCCTTTGCGCGCGACGTGCGGCTGCGGTGGCTTCCAGCGTAGGGGCCCGAGGGGAGGTGCTGCGTAGGGCACACCCCGGAAAGCACGTACGCCCGACGGCAGGCGGGCGCCAAGAAGTCGCTCACTGCCCGCCAGCACGCGCAGGCCTTCTGCTGCAGGCGACAGCGCAAGGTCTTGCGTGCAAGCAGTGCCGAGACTCAGCGCCGCGACCATCAGCGCAAGGAGAGGGTTGGCTATCCGCATCCCCCAGCGCACACCGCAACTAGTCCAGGGAGACGACAACGCAACCTCGAAAGCCGCCATCCTCGATCAAGCGGTGGCTTCTCGCGATGGCATCGAGCGGCAGTTCGTGGGCGACTCTGTGCACGAGCTGGCCCTCCTCGAGCGCCGCCGTGATGTCGGTGATCGCATGCCGCTTAGCGGCCTCCGGCATCGCGTAGACAATCACGATCTGGATATCCAAATCCATGTAGAGCATGCGAAAGAAGGGCAGCTTGGGCTCGGCGACCTGCATGGAGGAGTAGGTCGCGATGACGCCGCTGGTGCGTATGCAGTTCAATACCTGCTCGAGGTTGGCGCCGAACTCGACGTCGACGACGCGATCGACCGGTATGCCGTCGTTGGCGGCCAGCACGGCGTTTGCCCAATCCGCCTCTCGATGGTTGACCACCGCATCGGCACCTACTTCTCGGCAACTTGCCTCGTCTCGCGCCGCGCTGGCGGTGGCAATGACTCGCGCGCCGCCGAGCTTGGCCCACTGGATAGCGTAGTGGCCGACGCGTCCGGCACCACCGGTCACGAGGATCGTGGACCCGTCGACGTCTCCATCGGCGTACACGCAGCGATGCGCGGTCATGCAGGGAATCCCCATGCAGGCCCCCACCGCAAAGGAGGCCGTGTCCGGCAGCGTGACGGCGCGCGATTGATCCAGCGCCACATACTCCGCGGCGGTGCCGAAGCGGCGAGCGAACTGGGCCTGATACACCCACACCCGCTCGCCGAC
Coding sequences:
- a CDS encoding BCCT family transporter: MKTAKIDPIIFLTAFLVVMFVCVPILIWPEAAGVRISGLYDWIAEQFGLVYQWVVIGIVGFLAWVAFGRHGEIRLGDPGERPQFSTFGWVSMLFCAGVGAGLVYWATIEWAFYLDNPPFGAQPGSSDARNWATSYGLFHWGLIAWTIYALPTVAISHAYYVKKVPYLRLSTSCHCFLGEAGESSLLARLLDGIFMLALIAGAGTSMGLAVPMISASLAEAFQLERSFALDVAVVAVCVALFAFTVYVGLERGIQRLADLNVIAALLFLAFILLVGPTLFILRMGTQSIGFMLQHMISMLTWTDPVARTGFVEDWTIFYWAWWIAFGPFVGIFVTRISRGRTLKQLILSMAVFGSLGAWVFYIVAGNYALYLDLEGIVAVRDIMAAVDPAQAIASVIGALPFGALAQTVFAVISIIFIATTYNSAAYALASAASQQLEVGEDPARWHRLFWALVLGLLPVALMAVEGGVRVVMSAVLVASLPLLVVAVLMCVNLARSLGADDTPTRHAP
- a CDS encoding carboxylesterase family protein, with amino-acid sequence MRIANPLLALMVAALSLGTACTQDLALSPAAEGLRVLAGSERLLGARLPSGVRAFRGVPYAAPPLGPLRWKPPQPHVARKGVQDSTSFGPACPQDQGNPDWYRDVAASVGADGGIIPALREISEDCLYLNVWALDEPVDTPRPVMVWIHGGSNVNGFAHEPNYRGGALVAAHGIVVVSLNYRLGPFGFLAHPALAAEDPQDVSGYYGLADQVAALRWVRDHIASFGGDPQNVTVFGESAGGGNISALMRMPSARGLFHRAVIQSGALAPYDSIDYEAAEQAGERLLASLGATTVEEMRALDWQTLVDERPSALEHYYFGPIADGFYLPPGAEITPMPLMIGANHDEWLMYLPDDDVQSSFDDALDQYVARSRDTVAQAFVHRYESVEMRANRLISAAEFWCPALALANRVESLEQAAYVYLFTRVRPGADALLAYHGAEIPYVFDTADAWLPATPIDDELTAAMQTYWVNFAMRGDPNSASLPTWLPYEHDTRRILELGDNIGLASGEWTELCDLIEGSQ
- a CDS encoding NADPH:quinone reductase; the protein is MRAAWFERFGAAEDALVVGEQPVPVAGTGEVLVRLSASGVNPSDVKKRAGSFANLLDGGLVIPHSDGAGIIEAVGEDVSEARVGERVWVYQAQFARRFGTAAEYVALDQSRAVTLPDTASFAVGACMGIPCMTAHRCVYADGDVDGSTILVTGGAGRVGHYAIQWAKLGGARVIATASAARDEASCREVGADAVVNHREADWANAVLAANDGIPVDRVVDVEFGANLEQVLNCIRTSGVIATYSSMQVAEPKLPFFRMLYMDLDIQIVIVYAMPEAAKRHAITDITAALEEGQLVHRVAHELPLDAIARSHRLIEDGGFRGCVVVSLD